A region from the Drosophila bipectinata strain 14024-0381.07 chromosome 3R, DbipHiC1v2, whole genome shotgun sequence genome encodes:
- the to gene encoding protein takeout: protein MTGVILAIVLCLSVAIRAEFPDDPKPCKYADGDCIVKLVNTMFQERSSAADPSLNLKQLEPLKIDSMTVSQGEEKSPVAINLKFTNNLLYGIKDITFTKVKGFDKDPTAVHEIKAVTKVFSMIGPYTIKGKVLILPISGTGQSNITLVNMKAIIRFSGKAVEKNGETYLDVDDLKLSIKPESAHFYFGNLFNGDKALGDNMNVFLNENSEAIYQETGAAIEKAFGDKFMEIVKDVFSKHPYAKLFAQE from the exons ATGACCGGAGTTATCCTCGCTATCGTGCTGTGTCTTTCCGTGGCAATAAGGGCTGAGTTTC CCGATGATCCCAAGCCTTGCAAATACGCCGATGGCGACTGTATCGTAAAACTGGTGAACACGATGTTCCAGGAGCGATCTTCTGCTGCGGATCCCAGTCTGAATCTGAAGCAGTTGGAACCTCTAAAGATCGACTCAATGACCGTAAGCCAAGGAGAAGAAAAAAGCCCAGTAGCCATTAATCTAAAGTTTACGAATAACTTATTGTACGGCATCAAAGATATAACGTTTACCAAGGTTAA GGGTTTCGATAAGGATCCTACCGCCGTGCATGAAATCAAGGCCGTTACCAAAGTGTTCTCCATGATAGGTCCCTACACAATCAAGGGCAAAGTACTTATCCTGCCAATAAGTGGAACTGGACAAAGTAACATTACGCTGG TCAACATGAAAGCCATCATCAGATTCTCCGGCAAGGCGGTGGAGAAAAACGGTGAAACCTACCTAGACGTCGATGATCTGAAACTTTCCATCAAGCCGGAATCGGCACACTTCTACTTTGGAAATCTTTTCAACGGAGACAAGGCCCTGGGAGACAACATGAATGTATTTTTGAACGAAAATTCGGAAGCCATCTATCAGGAAACAGGTGCAGCCATTGAAAAGGCATTTGGGGACAAGTTCATGGAAATTGTGAAAGACGTGTTTTCCAAGCATCCGTACGCCAAGTTGTTTGCCCAGGAGTAG
- the Jhbp7 gene encoding protein takeout: MLLLPLCFMVLLAGLTSGASNFPPELPRCHKGDTSCIINVSHMLISKYARTGYPAAGFPQVEPFLVKRFDISDGRTGSLNLKLNFKDVNVEGLSGVKFDRAVGFGADPATSKFEMYGSFPKIVLRGKYVADGRILILPIRGDGDAEIVLHNPKFSVKFKPGTQQRNGRTFLSVDKLKVLVEPQKMNIKLANLFNGDQALGTNLNQFLNDNWVDVWSELHPSIHVAIAEIMKSVLTQLFKRFAYEDLFLED, translated from the exons ATGCTGCTCCTTCCGCTGTGCTTCATGGTCCTGCTCGCTGGCTTGACCAGCGGTGCCTCCAATTTTC CTCCTGAACTGCCTCGCTGCCACAAGGGGGACACCAGCTGCATCATCAACGTCTCCCACATGCTTATCAGCAAGTACGCCAGGACTGGTTACCCGGCAGCAGGATTCCCCCAGGTGGAACCTTTCCTGGTCAAGCGATTCGACATATCCGATGGACGCACCGGCTCGCTCAATCTCAAGTTGAACTTTAAGGATGTGAACGTGGAAGGTCTGTCAGGAGTGAAGTTCGACAGAGCTGT GGGCTTTGGAGCTGATCCTGCCACCAGCAAGTTTGAAATGTACGGCTCGTTCCCGAAAATTGTTCTTCGCGGCAAGTACGTTGCCGATGGGCGGATCCTGATCCTGCCCATTCGTGGTGATGGCGATGCAGAGATTGTCCTGCACAACCCAAAGTTCTCCGTGAAGTTTAAGCCAGGAACGCAGCAGCGCAACGGTCGCACCTTCCTGAGCGTGGACAAGCTCAAGGTGCTGGTGGAACCCCAAAA GATGAACATTAAGTTGGCAAACCTCTTCAATGGCGACCAAGCCCTGGGCACCAATCTCAACCAGTTCCTCAACGACAACTGGGTGGATGTCTGGAGCGAGCTGCATCCCTCCATCCACGTGGCCATTGCCGAAATCATGAAGAGTGTGCTGACGCAGCTCTTCAAGCGCTTCGCCTACGAGGATCTCTTCCTGGAGGACTAA